One genomic segment of Culturomica massiliensis includes these proteins:
- the rpsI gene encoding 30S ribosomal protein S9 gives MEVINAIGRRKAAVARVYVNEGKGNITINKKNLEEYFTLPTLQYVVKQPLELLGVTGQYDIRVNLDGGGFKGQAEALRLGIARALVEINAENKPQLKAAGFLTRDPREVERKKPGQPKARKRFQFSKR, from the coding sequence ATGGAAGTAATTAACGCTATCGGTAGAAGAAAAGCAGCAGTAGCTCGCGTTTATGTAAACGAAGGAAAAGGTAATATCACGATCAATAAAAAGAATCTGGAAGAATACTTCACATTACCGACACTTCAGTATGTTGTAAAACAACCTCTTGAATTATTAGGCGTAACCGGTCAGTACGATATCCGGGTAAACCTTGACGGAGGTGGTTTCAAAGGGCAGGCAGAAGCATTACGCTTAGGTATTGCCAGAGCCTTGGTAGAAATTAATGCAGAGAACAAACCTCAGTTGAAAGCCGCCGGCTTCCTGACCCGTGACCCACGTGAAGTTGAACGTAAAAAACCGGGTCAACCGAAAGCTCGTAAGAGATTCCAGTTCTCTAAACGTTAA
- a CDS encoding YceD family protein, with product MDRLAEYKIAHRGLGEGRHVFDFVLDDNFFNCFDATKGTQGAVNARVEILKSSLLMEVRIKIDGSVKSACDRCLGELDLKVEGEMEMYVKQSERESGNDDDFIVLAPEDDFLDLSTCLYEVYMLNYPIRVVHEDGECDGEMEEMLGKYLKEEKDKPTDPRWDELKKLINN from the coding sequence GTGGACAGACTGGCAGAATATAAAATAGCTCACCGGGGTTTGGGAGAGGGACGTCACGTGTTCGATTTTGTTTTGGATGACAATTTTTTTAATTGTTTTGATGCGACAAAAGGAACCCAGGGTGCTGTGAATGCCAGGGTCGAGATTTTGAAGAGTTCGTTACTTATGGAAGTAAGAATAAAAATTGACGGCTCTGTAAAATCGGCATGCGATCGTTGTCTGGGAGAATTGGATTTGAAGGTGGAGGGAGAAATGGAGATGTATGTAAAACAGAGTGAGCGGGAGTCCGGAAATGATGACGATTTTATCGTTTTGGCACCGGAAGATGACTTCCTGGATTTGAGCACTTGCTTGTATGAGGTCTATATGTTGAATTATCCGATTCGGGTTGTGCATGAAGACGGTGAGTGTGACGGTGAGATGGAGGAAATGTTGGGTAAGTATTTAAAGGAAGAAAAAGATAAACCTACGGATCCCAGATGGGATGAATTGAAAAAATTAATTAATAACTAA
- the rplM gene encoding 50S ribosomal protein L13: MDQISYKTTYVNKATVKKEWLLIDAENEVLGRLAAKVAKLLRGKYKPSYTPHVDCGDNIVIINAEKIVLTGNKLTEKQYTRHTGYPGGQRHTNPAAVLATHPERVIEHAVKGMLPKSRLGRAVLKNLFVYAGSEHKQEAQQPKKIDLNLFK; encoded by the coding sequence GTGGATCAAATTAGTTACAAAACGACTTACGTCAACAAAGCCACGGTAAAAAAAGAATGGCTCTTGATTGACGCAGAAAACGAAGTTTTGGGACGTCTTGCCGCTAAAGTTGCGAAACTCCTGAGAGGCAAATACAAACCGTCCTACACTCCTCACGTAGACTGCGGTGATAACATCGTTATCATCAATGCCGAAAAAATCGTGTTAACCGGAAATAAGTTAACCGAAAAACAGTATACCCGTCACACCGGTTATCCGGGTGGACAGAGACACACCAATCCGGCCGCCGTATTAGCGACACATCCGGAAAGAGTTATCGAACATGCTGTTAAAGGAATGCTTCCCAAAAGCCGTCTTGGAAGAGCCGTGCTGAAAAACCTTTTTGTATATGCCGGTTCAGAGCACAAACAAGAGGCTCAACAACCGAAAAAAATCGATTTAAATTTATTTAAATAA
- the rpmF gene encoding 50S ribosomal protein L32 — protein MAHPKHKISKQRRNKRRTHDALTVKAIAKCSNCGAAVQYHTVCPECGYYRGKLAIEKTVVA, from the coding sequence ATGGCACATCCTAAACACAAAATCTCTAAGCAGAGAAGGAATAAAAGAAGAACTCACGATGCACTTACCGTGAAGGCAATTGCAAAGTGTTCTAATTGTGGTGCTGCTGTACAGTATCATACCGTATGTCCTGAATGTGGATATTACAGGGGAAAATTAGCTATTGAGAAAACAGTAGTTGCCTGA
- a CDS encoding beta-ketoacyl-ACP synthase III, producing MERPKAIITGVGAYIPDYILNNEELSRMVDTTDEWIMTRVGIKERHILKDKDKGSAYLGARAVEDLLKKTGTSPDEVDLLICATVTPDMHFPANAQIIADMVGIRNAFGFDLNAGCSGFIYGLVTATQYVESGRYKKVVFVGAEKMSVITDYTDRKTCPLFGDASAAVLLEPTTENLGVIDHILRSDGSGRSHLYMKSGGSLNPPSLETVTNREHYIIQDGQYVFKHAVSKMADVSVEIMERNNLKAEDVAWLVPHQANLRIIDATGHRMGLDPSKVMINIQRYGNTTSATIPLCLYEWEKQLHKGDNLILSAFGAGFTWGSVYLKWAYDTK from the coding sequence ATGGAAAGACCAAAAGCAATAATAACAGGAGTTGGAGCCTATATTCCCGATTATATTCTGAATAATGAGGAATTGAGTCGGATGGTAGATACTACTGACGAATGGATTATGACCAGAGTCGGTATCAAAGAACGGCATATCCTGAAGGATAAAGACAAAGGAAGTGCTTATCTGGGAGCCCGGGCCGTAGAAGATTTATTGAAAAAGACAGGAACAAGTCCGGATGAGGTGGATTTATTGATTTGTGCGACAGTTACTCCGGATATGCATTTTCCGGCTAACGCCCAGATTATCGCAGACATGGTCGGAATCCGAAATGCTTTCGGATTTGATTTGAATGCCGGTTGTTCCGGATTTATATACGGATTGGTGACGGCTACACAATATGTGGAGAGCGGTCGCTATAAAAAGGTTGTTTTTGTCGGAGCAGAAAAAATGTCTGTTATTACCGATTATACGGATCGGAAAACCTGTCCGTTGTTTGGGGATGCATCTGCCGCTGTTTTGCTTGAACCGACGACGGAGAATTTGGGTGTGATCGATCATATTTTACGTTCTGACGGAAGTGGACGGTCTCATTTATATATGAAATCCGGCGGCTCTTTAAATCCGCCTTCATTAGAGACAGTAACGAACCGCGAACATTATATCATTCAGGATGGGCAATATGTATTTAAACATGCGGTATCCAAGATGGCGGACGTATCCGTTGAGATTATGGAAAGAAATAATCTGAAGGCAGAAGATGTCGCTTGGTTGGTGCCTCACCAGGCTAATCTGCGAATTATCGATGCGACAGGTCATCGGATGGGACTCGATCCCTCTAAAGTGATGATCAATATTCAAAGGTACGGGAATACCACTTCTGCGACAATTCCGCTTTGCCTTTATGAATGGGAAAAACAATTGCACAAAGGAGATAATCTGATTCTTTCGGCTTTTGGAGCCGGTTTTACATGGGGATCTGTTTATTTAAAATGGGCATACGATACGAAATAG
- a CDS encoding bactofilin family protein: protein MESYNWDVNNKGSRVLKDTVVNGNIRSENSIYLEGRVSGDIHCKSDLILAEGAEVDGDVYCDNLYISGVIKGNVEVVHKAFLEEHAVIKGHLITSCLKLYTSSVIEKGLRLQDKINK, encoded by the coding sequence ATGGAGTCTTATAATTGGGATGTAAATAATAAAGGGTCACGGGTATTGAAAGATACTGTGGTAAATGGGAATATCCGCTCGGAGAACAGTATTTATCTGGAGGGACGGGTATCGGGCGATATCCATTGTAAATCGGATTTGATACTTGCGGAGGGTGCAGAAGTTGACGGAGATGTGTATTGTGATAATTTATATATCAGCGGTGTGATAAAAGGAAATGTGGAGGTTGTACATAAAGCTTTTTTAGAAGAACATGCCGTAATAAAGGGGCATCTGATTACCTCCTGTCTGAAGTTGTATACATCGTCAGTGATAGAGAAAGGATTAAGATTGCAAGATAAAATAAATAAATAA